One Deltaproteobacteria bacterium genomic window, TAGGCCCTGGCCGGTTACAGCCGTACGTGCGGTATGAAACAGTGGATGTTGATACAAGGAATGACAGTATAGATTATAAGACCGACTTCTGGAGTGGTGGGCTTAACTATTATCTGAAAGGCCACAACGCCAAGCTAACGGCAGATTACATGCACATTGACCAAGATAAAGAAACTGCTACAAGAGTGGACAGGGACATCTTCACTTTTCAGATTACTGTCGGATTCTAGTTAGTGCCAATCCCGGAACTCCCTGGCTGAGTCGTTACCCATAACTCCCCTCTTCCCAAAAAATGGGGGAGATGTGGGTAGCGGTAGGATTTCAGATCTGCATGAAACTTGTTTTTGTTTGTCCTGAAAACAACAAGGCCTTTGAAACCGATGACTTTGAAGTCATTGAAGACAAAGGAGTCAAGACAGGTGAGAGCGGCGACAAGATTTGGGATGCAAAGGTCCAACTTACTTTAGACTGTCCTTTTTGCGGCAAGAGACACGTTTTTTGTGTCAGCGAACTTCCGTGCCCTTTCACTTGATAAAGGACTCCCTTCCTCAAAGCCTTGTCGCATAAAACTCTCGTTCACGAACAAACAGGTATTTCCCTAGCGCGATCTGCGTGCATGTACGAACTGCGGCAACCGTAGCTCCCACTGGCAATGTCGCTTGGGGAAACTCAATCTATCAGCTTGAATGGTTCGAAGGTGGACGTGACGTAAGGCCTCTTGCGGCTTCCCAGTTGGTGGCCGAGAAGGCATGAGCGATTCGCGTGGTTCAAAATCGTCAGCATCAACTCCTGCCCCCTTAAAAACCCAAGGCAGCCCCTTGCTGCACTCACCTCGTCAAAGGATGTAACATCATCGCGGCGTACAGTGGGACCCACCATGGCCACGGGTACGGGCTCGCCAGAGTGGATCAAAGTAGATATGCTTGGGGTCGAATGGTCTGCGGTAACCACAACCAGCAAGTCATCCCTGCTTTCGGCTGCTTTTACTAGTTCATCCAAGCCCCAATCCAGGGCGCTGATAGCAGCTTCCTTGCCCTTTGGGTCTCCTTTATGGGCGGCCTCATCCGGCGCCTTGGTATGGACATGAATAAAATCATGGGAAGGGTCGGAAAGGCCCAAACGTATGCGCTCTCTGAGGTCTTGACCGGGATCCTTGCCGTCCTTGACGCGGACAAACGTAAGGCCCAACTCATGAGCCAGACCTCCGTATACCGAAGGTGAGGCGATCAGCATGCCGCTCAGGCCCCAACGCTGATCAAAGGGTTCCTGCACAATGCGGCGCCCACAACGTTGCGTGGCCAGGAAGTTTGCGGGAAAGAGATTTCCGGCCTGACGTATCCGGTTTAGATCGTGGTTTGTCAAAACCCTATGAGAGTAAGACAGGTACTCGTTCAATGCTTTTGCCGTCCGCGCAGCCTGATCCGGCTCCGGATTGCCTGAAAGAGAGTAAATACGGGCCATTGGCCGGCCAACAACAATGGGATCAGAATCAGATACATA contains:
- the apgM gene encoding 2,3-bisphosphoglycerate-independent phosphoglycerate mutase produces the protein MKIILVLLDGLGDRSYKVLNHQTPLQAASTPNLDRLALLGGNGLFHAALPGQCLPSETAHYLLFGYDLETFPGRGLLEAVGEGIAFDDRDVLCLAHLSGVTWKNSVPILSQGRDEIEGDAEEIGQLLAAITPYEAHGISFKLHQTRRNDAIIVLSGQVSPYVSDSDPIVVGRPMARIYSLSGNPEPDQAARTAKALNEYLSYSHRVLTNHDLNRIRQAGNLFPANFLATQRCGRRIVQEPFDQRWGLSGMLIASPSVYGGLAHELGLTFVRVKDGKDPGQDLRERIRLGLSDPSHDFIHVHTKAPDEAAHKGDPKGKEAAISALDWGLDELVKAAESRDDLLVVVTADHSTPSISTLIHSGEPVPVAMVGPTVRRDDVTSFDEVSAARGCLGFLRGQELMLTILNHANRSCLLGHQLGSRKRPYVTSTFEPFKLID